Part of the Henckelia pumila isolate YLH828 chromosome 2, ASM3356847v2, whole genome shotgun sequence genome is shown below.
TGAGAAAGTGTTCAGATCTACATAACCATACATGAAATTATTTCAGCACTAAAAATAATAGACATCACAAAATCTAACAAAAAGATAAGCTTGAAACTCCAGCAAACCAACCATTAATCTTGATAAATTAATCAGATCCCAGAAAACTAGGCCATTTTCACAAGCTATATACTCCATCTTGCTAATGAAAATTCGATTTCTTCAAGAAGGTTTGGTTCGAAATCCAGCTAAACAACTATGCCAAGCAAATGAGAACAAACAAGAAAAATTCCATTCCAATGACATCTAACTATAGACCGAAATAAATATAATCATCAGATCATGCACTCATGACGGCCCAACtggaaagaaaaagaaacaCACACTCAACAAATCAGAATCAAGTTGGAAATTTGTGGTTGCATAAACTAAAATAGATCAGATCATCAAAATTAAGGTTGTTGGTGGAGATTGTTGGAAGAATGTGTCTCAAAGTTGGCCTGTTGAGAACacgagaaggaaaaaaaaattcaagcatATAGTGGACCGAACGGTTGCTCAAATACAGAGGGAAAAACGGTAGAAATTATATTGCATGATGGCAAAAGGTGACTGGGGAAATCGTGACACATATAAAAAGATGGATTTCTCCAGAAAGAATACAAGATATTTTATTGAATCAAGACACGCATATAGAAGAAAAAAACAAACAGATAGATATAGGAATTTCAAGAGATGCACGAGAGTTGAGAGATTTGAGTTATTGAGTATGAGGTTCGGTTGTAAATTATTGAGTGTTACAATTGTACACACACAAACAAATATGGCTCAAATGATTAGAAATCAAGAATTACCATTTGACAGCATTAAAGCGTTTGTTGAAGAAGGAATCGAGCATCACCATGACCGAGCACCTCAATTCAGAGCCTAATTATGATAAACACAGCAAATATTTTGCTTTTCCGGGAAAAAGAAACGTGAAGAGCGATACTTTGATTTATATCAGGAGAAGGATGTTACGAGGTTGTACTCCAAATTCTGAAGAAACTTTTACAGTAACAGCAACAACAACTAGTTAAGGCGAGAgaatctctctatccgcaagacgaaattgcccgttaacagtgctcaacgttggcggcaatcgtccctaagatacaacgactaacgATCTTGATATAGCAGCActacaaatatcacgaacttcagcgaacgaaaataagtttcaacttTTCTTTGAGAAAGTGAGAGAGATCTTTCAGAAATCAAAAATCTCATATATACGTTATCAGATATTTCTGTATATATTTTCTGTGTTATAACCAACGTATATATAGTCTTATATACGAAACAACACGTTTGAaggcgtaaggatgcaacccatgacagaaaaagcccaaaaataatcgTGACTTTTCAGAGCACAgaaggtgcgctcgggcggtaatattctaccgctcgagcggcCAACTTTTAGCCAACCTTCTGTCTCGCACTTTTGTTGTCGCGCGCGGGCGGTAATattttaccgctcgggcgcaaGCCACTTTGAAcgatgcgctcgagcggtaatcattcaataaaataataaaatattattttaaataaattttatccaaaaagaataaccggatcaaaagacCTCGCCTCGCCTCGCCACGCTGAGCCGGCCGGGTGCGCGTGTGTTAGTTGTATCAattagcgtcttgcccctttacaaaacatcggtgccctaagggcccaatcccatagtCCAAAGTTGGACTATATAATGTCAACAATACATTGGAAATCTTCCAATGTGGGATATTGTTTCCCTCCAAATTATTCACCACAATTCAAATTTTTGGGACAAGCAATTCAAACTTTTGAGACAAGCTTTCAAGCCCATTTCTTATTTCTTACAAACTTTTGGTACAAGGCTTTCAATCccatttattcattcaataatttccaacaatcccccacatgaatgaatttcACGTACATTATCATTCTCACTAGAAAATCTTTATGAGATATTGTTACATCAGGATAGGtagcttgtggctttgaacctaccttagtaaaatactatcggatttactagttgcatagtgacgcgatgtcttgaactagtcaaccgtttatgtaaaccaagtcaatagtacttacataacaatactctaacatattttgttctcacattgtgtccatttcggccctggaccatatcttagattcataagtgttgcaatcaaagcggccaatactttgcacttatataggtgatctcctatCAAGAGTATCCTGCGCTACTCCACCACATAGGTATATGAATCATTAAAAGAAAGCTTAACCTCACCACATTTTGCAGGTCATTTAAACTTGGATATTTCAGGAATGAGTGAGTAATTATtccaagtactcaaactaatatttaaaacttagttgtcccattgaaccaaggttttgggatctccaattctcaaggttgggttaccgctataaatatttttttttaatttgtggattttaaacccattcctccaagtagtttgtacatttgatctctatttatactttttgtaagcggatccgcaaggttttcctttgacttcACATAGTCAACCGAAATAACCCATTTGAGATCAATTGTCTTATGGTATTGTGTCTCCGACGAATATGTCGAGATTTACCATTGTACAACTATTTTGTGCTCTTCCTATTGCTGACTGACTGTCACAATGAATCGTAATGGAAGACACCGGTTTATTCCAACATGGAATATCTTCTAGAAAGTTTCGAAgccactcggcttcttctccagctTTATCTAGAGCAATGAACTCGGACTCCATAGTCGACCGAGCTATACAAGTTTGTTTAGAGGATCTCCATGACACCGCTCCTCCACCAATAGTGAATACATATCCACTCGTATACTTGGAGTCTTTCgtgtcagaaatccaatttgcatcacaatatccttctaggaccgcatgatattttgtatacactattccataactcgaagtgtatttcaaatatccaagcactctcattaatgctttccaatgatcctcacttggattacttgtgaatcgaCTCAGTTTGTTTACAGTATATGCAAGATCAGGACGGGAACAGTTAGTTAAATATATTAAACTTCTTATCACCCTTGCATATTCAACTTGTGAAACAGGTTCTcctctatttttggctaaatgtgtATCCAATTCTATAGGTGTTCTAGCCGAAGGATGATTTGTGGCATTAAATCGTTCAAGAACCTTTTCTACATAATGAGTTTGGGATAACATAATTCCAGTAGGAAGTCTAGAGACTTTAATCCCTAGAATAATatcacacaatcccaaatccttcatgtcaaaatgttgtctcaacattttcttggttttcacaatcaattcatggttgctgcccatgattaacatgtcatctgcataaaggcaaacaattacatatgcatttgtagtaCCTTTAATGTAGACACATTTGTCACATTCATTTATTGTGAAATCATTTGAGAACATTgcagtgtcaaacttttgatgccactgtttAGGTGCTTGTTTGAGTCCATACAAAGACTTGACAAGTTTACACACCTTTCCTTCTTTTCCGGTTACAACAaacccttctggttgttttatatatatttcttcttccAACTCTCCATTCAAGAACACagtcttaacatccatttgatgtatctcaagatcatgcaatgcTGCAATAGCTATGAGAACACAAATGGATGTTATTCTAGAAACCGGAGAGTAGGTATCGAAGAAATCATAGCCCTCCTTTTGTCTAAAACCTTGAACCACtagtcgagctttatatttatctatagataCATAttctttgtatttccttttaagaatccacttggatcccaaaggtttacatcccggagggagatcaaccaactcccacgtatgattatgcatgatggactctatttcattttgtatggcTTCCTTCCAAAAAGGAGTCTCGGGATTTGATAAAACCTCTTGAAGATttcttggttcattatctaacatgtatgttagaaaatcaggaccaaacgACTTTTCAACTCGTGCACGCTTGCTGCGTCTTGGTTTTTCTTTGGTTTGTGGAGTTTCAATTGTATTTTCATAAGTTCGCTTGTTCGAActtatttctttcctttctttacaaggaaatatattttcaaagaatacaACATTCCTTGATTCCATTATTGTGCCTTCATTTACATCAGGAATTGTTGACTTATGCACTACGAATCGATATGCACTACTATTGtatgcataaccaataaatatgcagtcaaccgttttaggcccaatttttatttgttttggcttaggtacttttactttagccaaacacccccaTACTTTGAGGTATTGGTAAGAAGGTTTACGACCTTTTCACTGTTTATACGGTGTTTCATCTTTTCCTTTGATTGATATTTTGTTTAGAATGTGAGTTGCTGAGAGAATCGCTTCACCCCACATATTTTGAGGTAAGCCTGAATTTATTAACAACGCGTTCATCATTTCCTTTAATGTTCGATTCTTGCGTTCTGCAACGCCATTAGATTGAGGTGTGTAAGGGGCTGTCGTTTGATGAATAATGCCCGAAGttgagcaaaattcttcaaaaggagccacatactctccacctcgatcacttcgaattattttaatctttgaactttgttgattttcaatctcactcttatatttcttgaaagcttcgattgcttcatctttgcttttcaataaatatacataacaaaatctggtgcagtcatcaatgaatgttataaagtacttatttccacctcgtgtttgtaccatttttaaatcacatacatcagtATGTATTAATTCAAGGGGCGTAGTACTTCTCGTGACAGTATGAAATGGAGTTTTAACCATTTTCGcttcaacacaaatctcacaCTTATGTTGTGAATTTCTTTTAAACATAtgtattacatttaaatttgcaaGTCTTTGCAACATGatgaagttaacatgtcctaatcgtTCATGCCATATATCATAACTTTCAGTCAAGTAAGCAGAACCAATAACTTTATTCTTCGCCTCAAGGCGGGAAACATTCATTACATTTAATTTAAAGAGACCACTATCTTGGTACCCTTTACCAACAAATACACTAGATTTAGTTAACACGAATTTATCAGATTCAAAAACCATTCTAAATCCTGCCTTGCTCAAAAGAGAACCCGAAACTAAGTTCTTCCGAATGTCAGGCACATGCAGCACATTCTTGAGCGTTACCTCTTTGACCGAGGTCATTTTCAACACCACATTTCCTACTGCAACAATTTCAGACGTTGCGGAGTTTCCCATGAACAATTTTTGATCACCAACGGTGGCATATGTGGAATACATATCTTTTTCGGCACAAACGTGGCTCGTAGAGCCGGTATCGATCCACCATCCTCTTGGATCATCCACCATGTTGGTCTCACAAATAACGACACTTAAATCATATCAGAAATTGCTAAAGGTTCATACTTTTGTTCAACCAAGTTTACTTGCTTTGGTTTTTGATTTGCGTTGGATTTCTTTGGAAGTCGGCAATCCCTTGCCATATGATTCGGtttgccacagttgtagcaacTTCCCTGGAATTTCTTTGCTTTCCCTTTTTGCTTTCCATCTTGGGGGCGCTTTCTCTTGTGACTCGTACTAGACTCCGCCAGATTTGCTTTGGCCTCGATTTCCATCATCTTTTTATTTGACTTGGCCTCAGTATTCCTGTTGTCCTCCTCGATGCGAAGTCTCACAATTAGatcttcaagttttaactccttACGTTTGTGCTTAAGGTAGTTCTTGAAGTCTTTCCACATCGGAGGCAACTTCTCAATGATAGACGCAACttggaatggttcattgatttccatCCCTTCGGCCAATAAGTCATGCAAGATGATTTGTATCTCTTGCACTTGACTCATTACAGTTTTGGAGTCTATCATCTTGAAGTCCAAAAATTTGCCAACCACAAACTTCGTTATGCCGGCATCTTCAGTTTTGTACTTCTTTTCCAAGGAATCCCAGAGTTCCTTGGCAGTCTTTACAGAGGAGTAGACACTATATAGAGTGTCGTCCAGACCATTTAGAATATAATTCATGCAGAGAAAATCGCTGTGGTTCCATGCATCTATCGCGGTCCTTCTTTGTGTGTCAGAATCGCCTTCAACGATGACGGGgggatcctccttgagaaatgCTGTTTTGCTGCCAACGTTTGAAGTCGGCACCAGAGAACTTTGGCGGCTTTTCTCCATGAGCGGGGGCTGAAGCAAGCGGTGTGAACGAAACAGCAGACATCGACATCTTCAGAATTTGAGAAATACAAAGAAGGTTTCGTCTTGCGATTGTTACGAGGTTGTACTCCAAATTCTGAAGAAACTTTTACAGCAACAACAactagtcgaggcgagagaatctctctatccgcaagacgaaattgcccgttaacagtgctcaacATTGGCGGCAATCGTCCCTAAGATACAATGACTAACGATCTTGATATAGCAGCActacaaatatcacgaacttcagcgaacgaaaataagtttcaacttttctttgagaaagtgagggagagatCTTTCAGAAATCAGAAATCTCATATATACGTTATCAGATGTTTTTGTATATATTTTCTGTGTTATAACCAACGTATATATAGTCTTATACACGAAACAACACGTTTGAaggcgtaaggatgcaacccatgacagaaaaagcccAGAAAGAGTCGTGACTTTTCAGAGCACAgaaggtgcgctcgggcggtaatattctaccgctcgagcggcCAACTTTTAGTCAACCTTCTGTCTCGCACTTTTGGTGTCGCGCGCTGGCGGTAATattttaccgctcgggcgcaaGCCACTTTGAAcgatgcgctcgagcggtaatcaCTGAATATTTTCTAAACCCACGATTTTCTCCATTTTTCGTACCttcatttttaaatttaagtttattaaaaataaaaatattaaaacaacaaaaataataataaatattcatgTTTTAACAACACACACATTGCATGTGTATTCTTTGACCATTATTTTTTACCATCATAAATggaatataattataatatatatatatatatatatatatatatatatatatatatcatatatatcgaATTATATATATCTCACCACTTAATAAccaaattaaaattgatttggTGAAACAAGAgatgaaatatctaaaatacccttcaaaaaaccaaaaagaaaaaaagaaatttttttatctctattttaaaattttttaaacccacgatttttttcatttttcgtaccttcattttaaatttaagtttattaaaaataaaaatataaaaacaacaaaaatgata
Proteins encoded:
- the LOC140877364 gene encoding uncharacterized protein — its product is MEKSRQSSLVPTSNVGSKTAFLKEDPPVIVEGDSDTQRRTAIDAWNHSDFLCMNYILNGLDDTLYSVYSSVKTAKELWDSLEKKYKTEDAGITKFVVGKFLDFKMIDSKTVMSQVQEIQIILHDLLAEGMEINEPFQVASIIEKLPPMWKDFKNYLKHKRKELKLEDLIVRLRIEEDNRNTEAKSNKKMMEIEAKANLAESSTSHKRKRPQDGKQKGKAKKFQGSCYNCGKPNHMARDCRLPKKSNANQKPKQVNLVEQKYEPLAISDMI